The following proteins come from a genomic window of Gordonia westfalica:
- a CDS encoding fumarylacetoacetate hydrolase family protein codes for MRLGRIASPDGVAFVSVEGEGDDAVAKEIAEHPFGTPTFTGRSWPLADVRVLAPILASKVICIGKNYAAHAAEMGGEAPQDPVIFIKPNTSIIGPEVPIVRPPSSERVDYEGELAVVIGRPCKDVKAAQAKDVILGYTIANDVTARDQQKVDGQWTRGKSYDTFCPLGPWIETAFDPSDVELVTELDGEVKQRTRTSLMLHDIGEIVEWITRIMTLLPGDVILTGTPEGVGPMVAGQRVSVTVNGIGTLSNPVVDKA; via the coding sequence ATGCGCTTAGGTCGAATTGCGAGTCCCGACGGGGTGGCTTTCGTGTCCGTCGAGGGTGAGGGCGACGACGCCGTCGCCAAGGAGATCGCCGAGCATCCGTTCGGCACCCCGACGTTCACCGGACGTTCCTGGCCGCTGGCCGACGTCCGGGTACTGGCCCCGATCCTGGCCAGCAAGGTGATCTGCATCGGCAAGAACTACGCCGCCCACGCGGCCGAGATGGGTGGTGAGGCGCCGCAGGACCCGGTGATCTTCATCAAACCCAACACCTCGATCATCGGACCCGAGGTCCCGATCGTGCGGCCGCCGTCGTCGGAACGCGTGGACTACGAAGGTGAGCTCGCCGTCGTCATCGGCCGGCCGTGCAAGGACGTCAAGGCCGCGCAGGCCAAGGACGTCATCCTCGGCTACACGATCGCCAACGACGTCACCGCCCGTGATCAACAGAAGGTCGACGGTCAGTGGACGCGTGGCAAGAGCTACGACACCTTTTGCCCGCTCGGCCCCTGGATCGAGACCGCCTTCGATCCCTCCGACGTCGAGCTCGTCACCGAGCTCGACGGCGAGGTCAAACAACGCACGCGAACGTCGTTGATGCTGCACGACATCGGTGAGATCGTCGAGTGGATCACGCGGATCATGACCCTGCTGCCCGGCGACGTCATCCTCACCGGCACGCCCGAGGGAGTGGGACCCATGGTTGCCGGACAGCGGGTCTCGGTGACCGTCAACGGAATCGGCACACTCTCCAACCCGGTGGTGGACAAGGCATGA
- a CDS encoding 3-isopropylmalate dehydrogenase: MKLAVIAGDGIGPEVIGEALGVLETVVPSVSTTEFDLGARRYHRNGELLTEDDLESLRRHDAILLGAIGDPSVPPGILERGLLLTMRFALDHHVNLRPSRRFPGVSSPLAGDPEIDFVVVREGTEGPYTGNGGSIRVGTPHEVATEVSVNTRFGVERVVRNAFGRAQQRRKKLTLVHKTNVLGFAGSLWSRAVDEIGAEFPDVTTDYCHVDAATIYLVTDPGRFDVIVTDNLFGDIITDIAAAVSGGIGLAASGNIDATGANPSMFEPVHGSAPDIAGQGKADPTAAILSTALLLQHLGENDAAARIEKAVADDLAERSGPVATSEVGKRIRERLS; the protein is encoded by the coding sequence GTGAAGCTCGCGGTCATCGCCGGCGACGGCATCGGTCCCGAGGTCATCGGGGAGGCGCTCGGCGTCCTCGAGACCGTCGTCCCGTCGGTGAGCACCACCGAGTTCGATCTCGGCGCTCGCCGCTACCACCGCAACGGTGAGCTCCTCACCGAGGACGACCTCGAGTCGCTGCGCCGCCACGATGCAATCCTGTTGGGCGCCATCGGCGATCCGTCGGTGCCGCCCGGCATCCTCGAACGCGGCCTGCTGCTCACCATGCGCTTCGCGCTGGACCACCACGTCAACCTGCGCCCGTCGCGCCGGTTCCCGGGTGTGTCCTCGCCGCTGGCCGGCGACCCCGAGATCGACTTCGTCGTGGTCCGCGAGGGTACCGAGGGTCCCTACACCGGCAACGGCGGCTCGATCCGCGTCGGCACCCCGCACGAGGTGGCCACCGAGGTCAGCGTGAACACCCGCTTCGGCGTGGAACGCGTGGTGCGCAACGCTTTCGGGCGTGCACAGCAGCGTCGTAAGAAGCTCACGCTGGTCCACAAGACCAACGTGCTGGGCTTCGCCGGATCGTTGTGGAGTCGTGCGGTCGACGAGATCGGCGCCGAGTTCCCCGACGTCACCACCGATTACTGCCACGTGGACGCGGCGACCATCTACCTGGTCACCGATCCGGGCCGCTTCGACGTGATCGTCACCGACAACCTGTTCGGCGACATCATCACCGACATCGCGGCTGCCGTCAGCGGAGGCATCGGACTCGCGGCGTCGGGCAACATCGATGCCACCGGCGCGAATCCGTCGATGTTCGAACCGGTTCACGGTTCGGCACCCGACATCGCGGGCCAGGGCAAGGCCGACCCGACCGCGGCGATCCTGTCGACGGCGCTGCTGCTGCAGCACCTCGGCGAGAACGATGCCGCGGCACGGATCGAGAAAGCCGTCGCCGACGACCTCGCCGAGCGCAGCGGACCGGTCGCCACCAGCGAGGTCGGCAAGCGCATCCGCGAACGGCTCAGCTGA
- a CDS encoding PPOX class F420-dependent oxidoreductase: MGVNQRNQIVMSDAEIEEFVARSRTATLATTGPDGGIHLVAMWYGVIDGEIWFETKAKSQKAVNLRRNNRCTVMIEDGDTYDTLRGVSFEGTAEILDDPDSCLKIGISVWERYTAPYTEESRPFVEQMMHKRVAVRLVPSRTRSWDHRKLGIPEMPPSGSTAQFL; this comes from the coding sequence ATGGGAGTCAACCAACGCAACCAGATCGTCATGTCCGACGCCGAGATCGAGGAATTCGTCGCGCGCAGCCGCACGGCCACCCTCGCCACCACGGGCCCCGACGGCGGCATCCACCTCGTCGCCATGTGGTACGGCGTCATCGACGGCGAGATCTGGTTCGAGACCAAGGCGAAGTCGCAGAAGGCGGTCAACCTCCGCCGCAACAACCGGTGCACCGTGATGATCGAGGACGGCGACACCTACGACACATTGCGCGGCGTGAGCTTCGAGGGGACCGCTGAGATCCTCGACGACCCGGACTCGTGCCTGAAGATCGGGATCAGCGTCTGGGAGCGCTACACGGCTCCCTACACCGAGGAATCACGCCCCTTCGTCGAACAGATGATGCACAAGCGGGTGGCCGTACGACTGGTGCCGTCACGCACGCGTTCGTGGGATCACCGCAAGCTCGGCATCCCGGAGATGCCGCCGTCCGGAAGCACCGCACAGTTCCTGTAA
- the gltX gene encoding glutamate--tRNA ligase, whose protein sequence is MTSSEAVRVRFCPSPTGTPHVGLVRTALFNFAQARHDGGTFVFRIEDTDSSRDSEESYQAILDALRWLGMDWDEGPEVGGPYGPYRQSERRDIHADVVARLLAAGEAYEAFSTPEEVEARHKAAGRDPKLGYDNFDRDLTDEQRAAYIAEGRKPVVRLRMPNTDLSWDDLVRGTTTIKAGTVPDFALTRASGDPLYTLVNPVDDAMMKITHVLRGEDLLSSTPRQLALYQALIRIGVADFVPQFAHLPFVMGEGNKKLSKRDPQSNLFHHRDRGFIPEGLLNYLALLGWGYSKDVDVFSLDEMIAAFDVRQVNSNPARFDQKKADAINAEHIRRLELGDFTARLKEFLIGHGHLSEPVDDAGFAALAELVQTRIQVLGDAWDLIKFVYVSDDEFAIDEKAASKNLGADAVAVLDATIAAIEPLASWTTQELQDALNAALVDGMELKPRKAFGPVRVAVSGSQVSPPLFESMEILGRDKTLARLAAAREIAAK, encoded by the coding sequence ATGACCAGTAGTGAAGCCGTACGCGTCCGTTTCTGCCCGTCCCCGACCGGTACACCCCACGTGGGACTCGTACGGACCGCACTGTTCAACTTCGCCCAGGCGCGCCACGACGGCGGTACTTTCGTCTTCCGCATCGAGGACACCGACTCCTCGCGCGACAGCGAAGAGTCCTACCAGGCCATTCTCGACGCCCTGCGTTGGCTCGGGATGGACTGGGACGAGGGGCCCGAGGTCGGCGGACCCTACGGTCCCTACCGCCAGTCGGAGCGCCGTGACATCCACGCCGACGTTGTCGCGCGTCTCCTCGCGGCCGGCGAGGCCTACGAGGCGTTCTCCACTCCGGAAGAGGTCGAGGCCCGGCACAAGGCGGCCGGGCGCGACCCGAAGCTCGGCTACGACAACTTCGATCGCGACCTCACCGACGAGCAGCGTGCGGCATACATCGCCGAGGGTCGCAAACCGGTTGTGCGCCTGCGTATGCCGAACACCGATCTCTCCTGGGACGACCTGGTGCGCGGTACGACGACGATCAAGGCCGGCACCGTTCCGGACTTCGCGCTGACACGTGCCTCGGGTGACCCGCTGTACACACTGGTCAATCCCGTCGACGACGCGATGATGAAGATCACTCACGTCCTCCGCGGTGAGGATCTCCTCTCGTCGACGCCGCGTCAGCTCGCGCTGTACCAGGCGCTCATCCGGATCGGTGTCGCCGACTTCGTCCCGCAGTTCGCCCATCTCCCGTTCGTGATGGGGGAGGGCAACAAGAAGCTGTCGAAGCGCGATCCCCAGTCGAACCTCTTCCATCACCGCGATCGCGGCTTCATCCCGGAGGGTCTGCTCAACTACCTGGCCCTTCTCGGGTGGGGTTACTCCAAGGACGTCGACGTCTTCTCGCTCGACGAGATGATCGCGGCTTTCGATGTGCGACAGGTGAATTCGAATCCAGCCCGCTTCGATCAGAAGAAGGCAGACGCGATCAACGCCGAGCACATCCGCCGGCTCGAGCTCGGCGATTTCACGGCGCGGCTCAAGGAATTCCTGATCGGTCACGGGCACCTGTCCGAGCCGGTCGACGATGCGGGTTTCGCCGCACTTGCCGAACTCGTGCAGACGCGCATCCAGGTTCTCGGTGACGCGTGGGACCTCATCAAGTTCGTCTACGTCTCCGACGATGAGTTCGCGATCGACGAGAAGGCCGCGAGCAAGAACCTCGGTGCCGATGCGGTGGCCGTTCTGGACGCCACGATCGCCGCCATCGAGCCGTTGGCGTCGTGGACCACCCAGGAGCTGCAGGATGCCCTCAACGCGGCTCTGGTGGACGGTATGGAGCTCAAGCCGCGTAAGGCGTTCGGTCCTGTGCGCGTCGCCGTCAGCGGTTCGCAGGTGAGTCCGCCGCTCTTCGAATCGATGGAGATCCTGGGCCGCGACAAGACCCTCGCCCGACTGGCCGCAGCTCGTGAGATCGCCGCGAAATAG
- a CDS encoding IclR family transcriptional regulator: MGKDSASTVSSGIGVLDKSVAVLHAIAEAPCNLSELCERTGLPRATAHRLAVGLETHRFLARDVTGRWQPGPVLGELAASAHDPVTESALMVLPRLRDITGESVQVYRREGAERVCVAAMEPPTGLRDTVPVGTRFPMSAGSAAKVLLAWADPTTQRALLHDSVFSERALHEIRRRGWAQSAGERAAGVASVSAPVRDGNGEVVAAISVSGPIDRMGRRPGARWAADLLAAADAIHKRLQTSRA, encoded by the coding sequence ATGGGAAAGGATAGCGCATCCACGGTCAGCAGTGGAATCGGCGTACTCGACAAATCCGTGGCTGTGCTGCACGCCATCGCCGAGGCCCCGTGCAACCTGTCGGAGTTGTGCGAGCGGACCGGGCTCCCGCGCGCCACCGCGCACCGGTTGGCGGTCGGACTCGAGACGCATCGCTTCCTCGCGCGTGACGTCACCGGCCGCTGGCAACCGGGTCCGGTACTCGGCGAACTGGCCGCCTCCGCCCACGATCCCGTCACCGAGTCCGCACTGATGGTCCTCCCCCGACTCCGCGACATCACCGGCGAATCCGTTCAGGTCTATCGCCGAGAGGGTGCCGAACGCGTGTGCGTGGCCGCGATGGAACCGCCCACCGGCCTCCGCGACACCGTGCCCGTCGGAACGCGCTTCCCGATGAGCGCAGGCTCCGCGGCGAAGGTTCTGCTCGCCTGGGCGGACCCGACGACGCAACGTGCACTCCTCCACGACAGCGTGTTCAGCGAACGCGCCCTGCACGAGATCCGACGCCGCGGCTGGGCCCAGAGCGCCGGCGAGCGCGCCGCGGGCGTCGCCAGTGTCTCCGCCCCCGTGCGCGACGGCAACGGCGAGGTCGTGGCCGCGATCTCGGTCTCCGGACCCATCGACCGCATGGGACGGCGTCCGGGCGCACGATGGGCCGCCGATCTCCTCGCCGCAGCCGACGCGATCCACAAGCGGCTGCAGACCTCCCGCGCCTGA
- the serA gene encoding phosphoglycerate dehydrogenase yields MSSAGRPVVLIADKLAPSTVEALGDGVEVRWVDGPDRPKLLEAVVDADAILVRSATTVDAEVLDAGKKLKIIARAGVGLDNVDVPAATARGVMVVNAPTSNIHTAAEHAVALLMSAARQIPAADATLREKTWKRSAFNGVEIFDKTVGVVGLGRIGQLVAARLAAFETHIIAYDPYVSPARAAQLGIELVSLDELLERADFITVHLPKTPETLGLIGAEQLARTKKGVVIVNAARGGLIDEQALADAIKSGQVRAAGLDVFATEPCTDSPLFELPQVVVTPHLGASTSEAQDRAGTDVAKSVRLALAGHFVPDAVNITGGAVDEEVAPWLEVARKAGVLVGAVSKEPPTSLVVDVRGELAAKNVEVLGLSALRGLFSAVLDEPVTFVNAPAVAESRGVTSEVTTAPESPNHRSVVDVKAVFADGSVHNVSGTLTEPRLVEKIVNINGRNFDLRAEGHNLIVSYADRPGSLGKIGTLLGDAGVDILAAGLSQDAEGSGATMMLRVSSALADDVVEAIGSAVGATLIEQVDLS; encoded by the coding sequence GTGAGCTCTGCTGGCCGCCCGGTTGTACTCATCGCCGACAAACTGGCGCCGTCCACCGTGGAAGCACTCGGTGACGGTGTCGAGGTGCGGTGGGTCGACGGCCCGGACCGTCCCAAGCTGCTCGAGGCCGTCGTCGACGCCGACGCGATCCTCGTGCGTTCCGCGACGACTGTCGACGCCGAGGTCCTCGACGCCGGCAAGAAGCTGAAGATCATCGCGCGCGCCGGTGTCGGTCTCGACAACGTCGACGTGCCCGCGGCCACCGCCCGCGGCGTCATGGTCGTCAACGCACCGACCTCCAACATCCACACTGCTGCCGAGCACGCCGTCGCGCTCCTGATGTCGGCAGCGCGCCAGATCCCGGCCGCCGACGCCACCCTGCGTGAGAAGACCTGGAAGCGTTCGGCGTTCAACGGTGTCGAGATCTTCGACAAGACCGTCGGCGTCGTCGGCCTCGGCCGCATCGGTCAGCTGGTCGCCGCTCGTCTGGCCGCCTTCGAGACCCACATCATCGCGTACGACCCCTACGTCTCGCCGGCCCGCGCCGCGCAGCTCGGCATCGAGCTGGTCAGCCTCGACGAGCTCCTCGAGCGCGCCGACTTCATCACCGTGCACCTGCCCAAGACCCCCGAGACTCTCGGTCTCATCGGCGCCGAGCAGCTCGCCCGCACCAAGAAGGGCGTCGTCATCGTCAACGCCGCCCGCGGTGGCCTGATCGACGAGCAGGCACTGGCCGACGCCATCAAGTCCGGTCAGGTCCGTGCCGCGGGCCTCGACGTCTTCGCGACCGAGCCCTGCACCGACTCGCCGCTGTTCGAGCTCCCGCAGGTCGTCGTGACCCCGCACCTCGGTGCCTCCACCAGCGAGGCCCAGGACCGTGCCGGCACCGACGTCGCCAAGAGCGTGCGTCTCGCCCTGGCCGGCCACTTCGTGCCCGACGCCGTCAACATCACCGGCGGCGCGGTCGACGAAGAGGTCGCACCGTGGCTCGAGGTCGCCCGCAAGGCCGGTGTCCTCGTCGGCGCCGTCAGCAAGGAGCCGCCGACCTCGCTGGTCGTCGACGTCCGCGGTGAACTGGCCGCCAAGAACGTCGAGGTCCTCGGACTCTCGGCATTGCGCGGTCTGTTCTCGGCCGTCCTCGACGAGCCGGTCACCTTCGTCAACGCCCCGGCGGTCGCCGAGAGCCGTGGCGTCACCAGCGAGGTGACCACCGCGCCGGAGAGCCCCAACCATCGCAGCGTCGTCGACGTGAAGGCCGTCTTCGCCGACGGTTCGGTCCACAACGTCTCCGGCACGCTCACCGAGCCGCGTCTCGTCGAGAAGATCGTCAACATCAACGGACGCAACTTCGACCTCCGCGCCGAGGGCCACAACTTGATCGTCAGCTACGCGGATCGTCCGGGCTCGCTCGGCAAGATCGGCACCCTGCTCGGCGACGCCGGGGTCGACATCCTCGCCGCCGGTCTGTCGCAGGACGCCGAGGGAAGCGGCGCGACCATGATGTTGCGCGTCAGCAGCGCGCTCGCCGACGACGTCGTCGAGGCCATCGGTTCGGCCGTGGGCGCCACCCTGATCGAGCAGGTGGACCTGTCGTGA
- a CDS encoding alpha/beta fold hydrolase, whose protein sequence is MTAPNTARVNGIDISYSVAGSGPLVVMVMGTGSPGRVWKANQEPALVKAGFTVVTFDNRGIAPSSECAEGFGLDDMVADTAALIEHLGRGPAIVVGTSLGARITQELALARPDVVKAAVLIATYGRNTPLQEAISAGERALYDNKIKLPPEYEAAITAHLNLSPHTLDDDRSARDWLDIIGFSPQTITPGVRAQLELHHKEADRLSAYRNITRPTLVVGFADDRTLPPKLAREVAEAIPGAEYLQVERAGHFGYLEQPAEVNRILVDFCGRFRD, encoded by the coding sequence ATGACAGCTCCCAACACGGCACGCGTCAACGGCATCGACATCTCCTACAGCGTGGCCGGGAGCGGCCCGCTGGTCGTGATGGTCATGGGCACCGGCAGTCCCGGCCGTGTGTGGAAGGCCAATCAGGAACCGGCGCTGGTGAAGGCCGGCTTCACCGTCGTCACCTTCGACAATCGCGGTATCGCGCCATCGTCGGAATGTGCCGAGGGTTTCGGCCTCGACGACATGGTCGCCGACACCGCCGCGCTGATCGAACATCTCGGACGCGGTCCGGCGATCGTCGTGGGAACCTCGTTGGGCGCGCGGATCACCCAGGAACTCGCCCTGGCGCGGCCCGACGTCGTCAAGGCCGCCGTCCTGATCGCCACATACGGCCGCAACACGCCACTGCAGGAAGCGATCTCGGCCGGTGAGCGCGCGCTCTACGACAACAAGATCAAGCTGCCGCCGGAGTACGAGGCCGCGATCACGGCGCATCTGAATCTGTCGCCGCACACGCTCGACGACGATCGTTCCGCACGTGACTGGCTCGACATCATCGGCTTCTCGCCGCAGACGATCACCCCGGGTGTGCGCGCTCAGCTCGAGCTCCACCACAAGGAGGCGGACCGGCTCTCGGCGTACCGCAACATCACCCGTCCGACGCTTGTCGTCGGGTTCGCCGACGACCGCACCCTGCCGCCCAAGCTCGCGCGTGAAGTGGCCGAGGCGATCCCGGGTGCGGAGTACCTCCAGGTCGAACGTGCCGGACATTTCGGCTATCTCGAACAACCGGCCGAGGTGAACCGGATCCTCGTCGACTTCTGCGGGCGTTTCCGGGACTGA
- a CDS encoding MFS transporter has protein sequence MDGNDIISSTRRWVILGCSLLAALTTTCVVSGVAYLIPSLHTDAGLTLTEASALAAVPTIGLTSATILWGILLDRYGERRILIISLSISLAGATGAAVAAAADASYVVVGAALLVGGIGSGAANGASGRIVVGWFPARQRGTAMGVRQMAQPLGIGACALTMPVVAATQGPAAALAIPAVITAAGLVAVIVGITDPPRHSARAPRADTVTAARNPYRGSSFLGRVHAVSMLLVIPQSMMWTFVPTWLIVAHEWSPAAAGILITVTQVIGALGRIAAGRWSDAWLSRMRPIRVIAVAGVASMFALALADWFDSPVAPALMAVASIISVADNGLAFTAIAEYAGPDWSGRGLAVQNTGQYLVTAATTPMLGALIAAVGFPAAFAVTALAPLVAAPLVPRDPQRLVEEPVKI, from the coding sequence ATGGATGGCAACGACATCATTTCCAGCACCAGGAGGTGGGTCATCCTCGGATGCTCACTGCTCGCCGCGCTGACGACGACGTGCGTCGTCAGCGGCGTCGCCTATCTGATCCCGTCGCTGCACACCGACGCCGGGCTCACGCTGACCGAGGCGTCGGCCCTGGCGGCGGTCCCCACGATCGGACTCACCTCGGCGACCATCCTCTGGGGAATCCTGTTGGACCGCTACGGCGAACGCCGGATCCTGATCATCTCCCTGTCGATCTCGCTGGCGGGCGCCACCGGTGCGGCAGTCGCCGCGGCCGCGGATGCGTCGTATGTCGTTGTCGGTGCGGCTCTCCTGGTCGGCGGAATCGGTTCCGGCGCCGCCAACGGCGCGAGCGGCCGGATCGTGGTGGGCTGGTTCCCCGCTCGCCAGCGCGGCACCGCGATGGGCGTCCGGCAGATGGCGCAACCCCTGGGCATCGGCGCGTGTGCGCTGACCATGCCGGTCGTCGCCGCGACCCAGGGACCGGCCGCGGCACTGGCGATCCCGGCAGTGATCACCGCAGCCGGACTGGTGGCGGTGATCGTCGGGATCACCGACCCCCCACGACACAGCGCACGCGCCCCGCGCGCGGACACGGTGACCGCCGCACGAAACCCCTACCGGGGCAGTTCATTCCTCGGGCGCGTCCACGCGGTCAGCATGCTGCTGGTCATCCCCCAATCGATGATGTGGACCTTCGTGCCCACCTGGCTGATCGTGGCGCACGAGTGGTCCCCCGCGGCCGCCGGGATCCTGATCACGGTGACACAGGTGATCGGGGCGCTCGGGCGAATAGCCGCGGGCAGATGGTCGGATGCCTGGCTGTCGCGGATGCGCCCGATCCGCGTCATCGCGGTGGCCGGCGTCGCATCGATGTTCGCTCTGGCACTCGCGGATTGGTTCGACAGCCCCGTCGCACCGGCGCTGATGGCGGTGGCGAGCATCATCTCGGTGGCCGACAACGGCCTGGCGTTCACCGCGATTGCCGAGTACGCCGGCCCCGACTGGAGCGGACGCGGACTGGCGGTGCAGAACACCGGTCAGTATCTGGTGACGGCCGCGACGACGCCCATGCTCGGCGCATTGATCGCCGCCGTCGGTTTCCCGGCCGCGTTCGCCGTCACCGCTCTCGCCCCGCTGGTGGCCGCTCCCCTGGTCCCCCGCGACCCGCAGCGGCTCGTCGAAGAACCCGTGAAGATCTGA
- the leuD gene encoding 3-isopropylmalate dehydratase small subunit: MQPFTEHTGIGVPLRHSNVDTDQIIPAVYLKRVTRTGFEDGLFAGWRTDPGFILNNEPWSHGSVLVAGPDFGTGSSREHAVWALSDFGFRVVISSRFADIFRGNAGKAGLVAAQVEQSDVELLWKRLEENPGLEITVSLVDKTVSAGDLVVPLAIDDYTRWRLMEGLDDIGLTLRQVKAISAYESTRPSFKPKTLAD; the protein is encoded by the coding sequence ATGCAGCCGTTCACCGAACACACGGGCATTGGCGTCCCGCTGCGCCACAGCAACGTCGACACCGACCAGATCATCCCGGCCGTCTACCTGAAGCGCGTGACCCGCACGGGCTTTGAGGACGGCCTGTTCGCCGGGTGGCGCACCGACCCGGGCTTCATCCTCAACAACGAGCCGTGGAGCCACGGCTCCGTGCTGGTCGCCGGTCCGGACTTCGGTACCGGTTCCTCACGCGAGCACGCGGTGTGGGCACTGTCCGATTTCGGCTTCCGCGTGGTGATCTCGTCTCGCTTCGCCGACATCTTCCGCGGGAACGCCGGCAAGGCCGGTCTCGTCGCCGCACAGGTCGAACAGTCCGACGTCGAGTTGCTGTGGAAGCGGCTCGAGGAGAATCCTGGGCTGGAAATCACGGTGAGCCTTGTCGATAAGACGGTCTCGGCAGGAGACCTCGTGGTGCCGTTGGCAATTGATGACTACACGCGGTGGCGTCTGATGGAGGGCCTCGACGACATCGGCCTGACGTTGCGCCAGGTAAAAGCGATTTCCGCGTACGAGTCCACCCGTCCGTCGTTCAAACCGAAGACCCTCGCGGACTGA
- the leuC gene encoding 3-isopropylmalate dehydratase large subunit: MSNSPAQPLTLAEKVWRDHVVVPGDVDASGNSNPDLIYIDLHLVHEVTSPQAFEGLRLAGRPVRRPDLTIATEDHNVPTIDIDKPIADPVSRTQVDTLRKNCEEFGVRLHPMGDAEQGIVHVVGPQLGLTQPGMTVVCGDSHTATHGAFGAIAMGIGTSEVEHVLATQTLSLRPFRTMAINVDGELPPGVTAKDLILAIIAKIGTGGGQGYVLEYRGEAIRKLSMEARMTVCNMSIEAGARAGMIAPDEITYEFLKGRPHAPQGAEWDAAVAYWDSLRTDDDAVFDAEVHINASELTPFVTWGTNPGQGAPLGSTVPDPADFGDEVASSAATKALEYMDLQPGTPLRDIKVDTVFVGSCTNGRIEDLRAVADILKGRKIADGMRMLVVPGSMRVRAQAEEEGLGEIFLNAGAEWRQAGCSMCLGMNPDQLAPGERCASTSNRNFEGRQGKGGRTHLVSPAVAAATAIRGTLSAPADLG; the protein is encoded by the coding sequence ATGAGCAACAGCCCAGCCCAGCCGCTTACTCTCGCCGAGAAGGTCTGGCGCGACCATGTTGTCGTGCCCGGCGACGTGGATGCGTCCGGAAACAGCAATCCCGACCTCATCTACATTGACCTCCATCTCGTGCACGAGGTCACCAGTCCGCAGGCCTTCGAGGGCCTCCGGCTGGCCGGGCGCCCCGTACGACGCCCCGACCTGACGATCGCGACCGAGGACCACAACGTCCCGACCATCGACATCGACAAGCCGATCGCCGATCCGGTGTCGCGCACCCAGGTCGACACCCTCCGCAAGAACTGCGAGGAGTTCGGTGTCCGGCTGCACCCGATGGGTGACGCCGAGCAGGGCATCGTCCACGTGGTCGGTCCGCAGCTGGGTCTGACCCAGCCGGGTATGACCGTGGTGTGCGGCGACAGTCACACCGCCACCCACGGTGCCTTCGGTGCGATCGCGATGGGAATCGGCACCAGCGAGGTGGAGCACGTCCTCGCGACGCAGACCCTCTCCCTGCGTCCGTTCCGGACGATGGCGATCAACGTCGACGGCGAGCTGCCCCCCGGCGTCACCGCCAAGGACCTGATCCTCGCGATCATCGCGAAGATCGGCACCGGCGGTGGACAGGGATATGTCCTCGAGTACCGCGGCGAGGCTATCCGCAAACTGTCGATGGAAGCACGGATGACCGTGTGCAACATGTCGATCGAGGCCGGCGCCCGCGCCGGGATGATCGCGCCGGACGAGATCACCTACGAATTCCTGAAGGGTCGCCCGCACGCCCCACAGGGTGCTGAATGGGATGCGGCTGTTGCCTATTGGGACAGCCTGCGCACCGACGACGACGCCGTCTTCGACGCCGAGGTCCACATCAACGCCAGTGAGTTGACGCCGTTCGTGACCTGGGGGACCAATCCGGGTCAGGGTGCGCCGCTGGGATCGACCGTTCCGGACCCCGCCGATTTCGGCGACGAGGTCGCGTCGAGTGCCGCGACGAAGGCTCTCGAGTACATGGATCTCCAGCCGGGTACGCCGTTGCGTGACATCAAGGTCGACACGGTGTTCGTCGGATCGTGCACCAACGGTCGCATCGAGGACCTGCGCGCCGTCGCCGACATCCTCAAGGGACGCAAGATCGCCGACGGCATGCGGATGCTCGTCGTGCCCGGTTCCATGCGGGTGCGTGCGCAGGCCGAGGAAGAGGGCCTCGGGGAGATCTTCCTGAACGCCGGCGCCGAGTGGCGTCAGGCCGGATGCTCGATGTGTCTGGGCATGAACCCGGATCAGCTCGCGCCCGGCGAGCGGTGCGCCTCGACGTCGAACCGCAATTTCGAAGGGCGGCAGGGCAAAGGCGGACGGACCCACCTGGTGTCGCCGGCCGTCGCGGCCGCCACCGCGATCCGTGGGACGCTGTCCGCTCCCGCCGATCTCGGTTGA